From Oscillospiraceae bacterium:
ACAAAATATGAACCTCCATTTGTTCCGTTTACACGATGTGCTGATGTTCCGTCTTCTGTAACAACTCTTTCGGAAGTTACATTAGCATAGGCTGCTCTTAGCTTAACCTTTGAAAAATCAGAGTCTGTGTTAAAGTCATTAAAGTAATAGACTTCAGTTGAGTTTTCTGATGCCATAGCAGGCAGTGCAAAAGGCATCAGGGAAAGTAACATTGTTAGCATAAGCAAAGATGATAAAATTCTTTTCATTTAAAATCTCTCCTTTTTTTATATATATTTTTTTAAAGGCTACATTTTAATACCGTTTACTTTTTAGTATTTATAAACACATTTTAATAAAATACTCAAAAAGGATTTTACCGTCAACGGTATCTTTTCTTTTTTTTGAAAAACACATTCTCTCAGGGTGCCACTGCACTCCGAAAACGGGTAATATATTATGCCTGATACCTTCTATTGTTTTCCCGTCCGATGCAGTCATTATTACAGAAAGATTGTCTCCTGTGTTTTTTACAGCCTGATGGTGAAAACTGTTTACAAAAAAATCTTCTCCATACAAATCGTAAATAAAACTGTTTTTTTTCGCTGTAACTTTATGCACTAAATCATAATCGGCAAACGAAGAATGTTCTTTTGAATTTTCTATATCCTGATATAATGTTCCCCCGAAGGCTATATTAATAAGCTGACAGCCTCTGCATATACCCATAACAGGTTTTTTTGCATCAATAAATGCTTTTAAAAGCATAAATTCAAAATGGTCTCTTCTTTTATCGATATCTACCGAACCATTTACTTTTTCATTGTAATAGCAGGGATTAATATCGTTACCGCCGCATAGAATAAGTCCGTCATATCCGTCGGAACTGCCGAGGCAGTAATATGCTTCGGCAATCCCTCCGGAATTATTTACAGCGTCAATATAAAATTCTTTTTTACTATTTACGGATAATAAGATTTTAGGTTTTTTCTGTAAAACTTCCATTATAAATTTTCCTGATTATTTAAATATGTTTTTATTTATAAATTACTGCTGTATAATCGTTTGTATAAGATGAATGAACGAAAATTTTACTGTAATTTACATTATCCTGATCATATCCTACAAAGTCAGCAGGAGTTGCTTTTCTTACCTTTTGGGATTTTGAACTTTCAAAAACATAGCCGTAGGACGGATATCTGTGAAGTTCTATTTTTTCAGATTTGATAATTGTATCCTGTCCATTTTCATCTTTTCCGGCAATTTCAAGCGGAATTGCAAATTCGTAAAATTCATCGTAAGCGTTTTTAATATAACCACGGTTTAATTTTTTAGATGCAGTAAAACTTTTAGGAGTTGAGTTTTCGGGAGGGAAAGTACCATTTACGGAATAGTCAAAATATTTTGTAAGCCCCATTACTTTTCCGTCCTCAATATCTATCCATGCAACGTCACCTTCGTCTATACTTGCAACAGCACTTGCATCTTCTACAAGAGCAGTTTTTTCAACTCCGCCATGCCAGTAGATGAGTTTGGTATAAACCATTCCGTCTTCTTCATTATAAAACTCAGTTTTTTTAGACACCAGCATCGGATTGTCATAAGATCCCATTGAACTTACTCCGCCGCCACTTCTTACAACTTTAACAGCGTCAATATCCTTATCCTGGCTTCCGAACTTTTTATATAAAACAACCGCTATATCTGTTTCTCCTATTGCTGTTGCATCTCTTACCGTAAAGTCATCTTCGGTTATTCCCGTAAGGTCTTTTGGCACATAATAAGCTTTTGCTGTCTTTTTAACAAAGTACTGTATATCTGCCGAAGGCACAACCGCGCAGGTGGTACGATTAAGATATACGTGAACCGACGAGCCGGGATCATATACTTTTTCCATAACATTTATTTGTGCAACACGTCCTGAGTCATTAATGTCGATTTCCACAAGTTCGCCCTTTAATCCCGAAAGGGTATTTTTAATATACACATAATCATCCGCAACGGTCGTTTTCTTTAAAACTCCGTTTATCCTGATGTTTCCTTTAAGAACGGTCTGGGTAAGACCTTCGTTTTCATTATAATATTTTAGATAAAGGTCGGGTTCAGGCTGACCTGCTTCGCCAACTGCAACAATAACACATATTGTGCTGAGTTCATCTATCGTATATGCTGCAACGTTACCGAACATATCAAATGAGAATGCGCATTTGGTATTAAGTTCAAGGTTTTTAAATCTGTCTTTTGCATGTTTTTGGATTGGAGATGTAGTTCCATCGTCAAACATTATGTAGTCGCCGTCTGATTCTTTTAAAATCATTGCTGCGGCTTTTCTTTCAACTTTTCCTTTTGCATAAATTGCTGTTATATTACCTTCATCATCTCTTAAAATATCAAGAGCATCCCATTCGTGAAGCCAGGTCATATCGGTTTTGCCTGTTTCGTCAAGTATCGGAACGTTTTTCATATCATCTTTTGAAACTGTGCCTGCACCATACTTAAATGTAATAACTTCGTCTTTTGAATTTACTCTGTCGATAATGCAAGTTTCATAGGAAAGAATTGATACAACGTCAATAGTTCTGTCGCAGTTATTATCGATAAGTTTTACTTCTCCCGATGCCATATTTAAAATTACCGATTCACTGTAATGTGAAAGATGAGCACCGTTATATATAATGTTTGCATTTGCAGGGAAGGTAATTGTATCATTTTTTGTTTCACTTACTTCGTAGATTATACTGCTTCCTCTTACATCTACAATGTCACCTGCAGGTATAATTGTAATGATATTTCTGTCATTTTTATTCATATAGATAAGACTGTTATCGTCTACATTATAGTATGCATAGCAGTTTATACCTATAAAATCATCACAGTATATATCGCCTGCGGAAAATAGTCTTCCTTCGATTATAATTCCGCCTGTTTCCTTTTTTGAGGTAAGGGTTGTGCGTGTGTTACCTGTAACAATGCCTTCTGCCTTTCCTATGTTATAATATATTTCTACAAAAGGTTTAGCGCTTAACTCTTTTTCGTATGAGCCGTCAGCCGAAATTTTTGTAATCTGGCATACGTGCTCATCAATCATATTTTTAAGAAGTATAGCAAGTTTTTTACCTGTGATATTTACGTTTGTTATTCCGCCTTTGATACCATCAAGAAGTTTTGTGGAACGAACGCTCATATAATATCCGTTAGGATATCCGCCGTTGTAGTATGAATATTCTTCATATCCTAAAACTCTTAAAATTGTTATCATTGCATCAAGGTCGGTAATAAACAAGTCAGGGTTGAAGTTACCATTTCCGTCACCCTTCATAAACTTACTCTGGCTAACGGCAAATATAGCATCACTGAATTTACTTCCTTTTTTAACATCGTTGAATTCTCCGTCTGCACCACCTGTTAATTTTGCAACTTCAAAAACTGCTTGTGCAAACTGCGCTCTTGTTATATTCTCGTCACTTAAAAGAATGTCCTTTATTTCTTCATCCACTATCCCTAATGTATACAAAAGTTCGGCACTAAAATCCGTTGCTATTTCATCTTTTGTATCGGCTATCGCCTGTGGCATAATAGACATACTAAAAAGTATACTTAATGCGAGGATTAGAGTTAATATCTTTTTCATTTGTTTTCAATCCTCCTTATTAATGTACAGCACTGTGCTCTGGTAAGCGGGGTATCAAACATCATATTTCCCGAATCGTTACCTATAAACATCTTTGTGCCTTTTATCCATTCATCTACATTTTGATATTTTGCCTTATCGGCAAGGAATGTGTATAAAACATCTGCAAAATCGCCTCTTAAGATTGCTTCATTTCCTCTTAAAGTAGAGTACTCAAAGCCCATTCTTTTAAGAACGATTGCAATCTGTTCCCATGTAAGATAATTTTCAGGTGAGAATGTAGTATCACTTGTTCCTATAAACCATCCGTTTTCAGTTGCCCACATTACATCACTGTAGAACCAGTTATCTGAAACTACATCAGTATAACTCTTTTTAGGAGCAGGTTTTTCCTCTTCTTTTTTATCGTCAGAAGGGATAGGGCTATATGATACGCCCCCTCCTCCGCCGCCTGTTGATGGTATAATAACAGGAGGTGGTGGTGGAAGTATTACAGCCTCAGAATTTTTCTGCTCAGTTATTGCACTGTTTACTGCATCTTTAAAAGCAGTAAGTGAAGGATATTCTACTTTTATAACTTTATCTGCAACTTTGGAAGGATCTGAAAGTGTGTAATAATTTTGTGTATCAATTCCAAGTTCAGTTCCGTAAACATCTATAATACTTGCTAAAATACTGTTATGAGACGCTTTATATATTCCACCGATTATTGTAAGGGTTTTAAGTGCCCCCGACATATCGGAAGGAAGATTATACGAAGTGCCT
This genomic window contains:
- a CDS encoding gamma-glutamyl-gamma-aminobutyrate hydrolase family protein produces the protein MEVLQKKPKILLSVNSKKEFYIDAVNNSGGIAEAYYCLGSSDGYDGLILCGGNDINPCYYNEKVNGSVDIDKRRDHFEFMLLKAFIDAKKPVMGICRGCQLINIAFGGTLYQDIENSKEHSSFADYDLVHKVTAKKNSFIYDLYGEDFFVNSFHHQAVKNTGDNLSVIMTASDGKTIEGIRHNILPVFGVQWHPERMCFSKKRKDTVDGKILFEYFIKMCL
- a CDS encoding S-layer homology domain-containing protein; protein product: MKKILTLILALSILFSMSIMPQAIADTKDEIATDFSAELLYTLGIVDEEIKDILLSDENITRAQFAQAVFEVAKLTGGADGEFNDVKKGSKFSDAIFAVSQSKFMKGDGNGNFNPDLFITDLDAMITILRVLGYEEYSYYNGGYPNGYYMSVRSTKLLDGIKGGITNVNITGKKLAILLKNMIDEHVCQITKISADGSYEKELSAKPFVEIYYNIGKAEGIVTGNTRTTLTSKKETGGIIIEGRLFSAGDIYCDDFIGINCYAYYNVDDNSLIYMNKNDRNIITIIPAGDIVDVRGSSIIYEVSETKNDTITFPANANIIYNGAHLSHYSESVILNMASGEVKLIDNNCDRTIDVVSILSYETCIIDRVNSKDEVITFKYGAGTVSKDDMKNVPILDETGKTDMTWLHEWDALDILRDDEGNITAIYAKGKVERKAAAMILKESDGDYIMFDDGTTSPIQKHAKDRFKNLELNTKCAFSFDMFGNVAAYTIDELSTICVIVAVGEAGQPEPDLYLKYYNENEGLTQTVLKGNIRINGVLKKTTVADDYVYIKNTLSGLKGELVEIDINDSGRVAQINVMEKVYDPGSSVHVYLNRTTCAVVPSADIQYFVKKTAKAYYVPKDLTGITEDDFTVRDATAIGETDIAVVLYKKFGSQDKDIDAVKVVRSGGGVSSMGSYDNPMLVSKKTEFYNEEDGMVYTKLIYWHGGVEKTALVEDASAVASIDEGDVAWIDIEDGKVMGLTKYFDYSVNGTFPPENSTPKSFTASKKLNRGYIKNAYDEFYEFAIPLEIAGKDENGQDTIIKSEKIELHRYPSYGYVFESSKSQKVRKATPADFVGYDQDNVNYSKIFVHSSYTNDYTAVIYK